The Mercenaria mercenaria strain notata chromosome 8, MADL_Memer_1, whole genome shotgun sequence genome has a segment encoding these proteins:
- the LOC123566405 gene encoding uncharacterized protein LOC123566405 — MGSRRKMTEREMKATALNKKEDRVLQKTFGTLNLEMSFTYNVISLHVRTVKSNFRRLRDRVDKLKSHLTPEEITMLRQLEEEGKFKPSTTFNVNAAMKIAAAARRLNLYPEGLSRSRTAMATKRGRASDKLLAGRSQTDTNLLRKRSNSVTGAFIDAPPPDNTVRRNSTELPLKVAIRPVSAVTADQNELKITKKGVRPASTECFDREKPTMTKAAPAKPTSDISDFVSYEKTERVTEAGTGKVKRSPRDKMAMINITDESLDIGRNKLFEDRRQELLQDEHMFYVNLEKRKNNFIGKVDEYLLENPPVKFDTPIMPIILPHDAKDDEEIMAYSRRRMRKYDTDRTFTTEEEYKQREGDLWKDMNKTRYLRVPDEKIDLSGVVTLAKDQMQLYNLLKSTEPTHIISY; from the coding sequence ATGGGGAGTCGACGGAAAATGACAGAGCGGGAGATGAAAGCGACCGCACTTAACAAAAAGGAGGACCGCGTACTGCAAAAGACGTTCGGGACGTTAAACCTTGAGATGAGTTTCACGTACAACGTCATCTCATTGCACGTACGTACAGTGAAATCCAACTTTAGACGTTTGCGTGACAGAGTTGATAAACTAAAATCTCATCTTACTCCAGAAGAAATAACGATGTTGAGACAACTTGAAGAGGAAGGGAAATTCAAACCTTCAACTACCTTTAACGTTAACGCCGCGATGAAGATTGCGGCGGCGGCACGCAGACTTAATTTATACCCGGAGGGATTAAGCCGCTCTCGTACCGCGATGGCAACAAAACGTGGCCGTGCTAGTGATAAATTACTGGCAGGCAGATCACAAACAGACACAAACTTGTTAAGAAAACGGAGCAATTCTGTAACAGGAGCGTTTATTGACGCTCCACCGCCGGACAATACAGTACGTAGAAATTCCACCGAACTTCCATTAAAAGTAGCAATAAGGCCAGTAAGCGCTGTCACTGCTGACCAAAACGAATTAAAAATTACGAAGAAGGGCGTTAGACCAGCTTCCACAGAATGTTTCGACAGAGAAAAACCAACAATGACGAAAGCCGCCCCTGCAAAACCTACCTCGGACATTTCAGATTTCGTTTCGTATGAAAAGACGGAAAGAGTTACTGAAGCCGGAACTGGAAAGGTTAAAAGGTCACCACGTGATAAAATGGCAATGATAAACATTACCGATGAATCGCTTGATATTGGTAGAAATAAACTGTTCGAAGACAGGAGACAGGAACTTTTGCAAGACGAGCATATGTTTTACGTCAATTTAGAAAAACGCAAAAATAACTTTATCGGTAAGGTTGACGAGTATTTGTTAGAGAATCCACCTGTGAAATTTGACACCCCCATAATGCCAATCATTTTACCTCACGATGCAAAGGACGACGAAGAAATAATGGCGTACAGTCGTCGACGGATGAGGAAATATGACACGGACAGAACATTCACGACGGAAGAGGAATACAAACAACGTGAAGGCGATCTTTGGAAAGATATGAACAAGACTAGATATTTAAGGGTTCCCGATGAAAAAATAGACTTATCTGGAGTTGTGACTTTAGCAAAGGACCAGATGCAATTATACAACTTGCTAAAGTCAACGGAACCTACTCATATTATCTCATactaa